The Romeriopsis navalis LEGE 11480 region ATAGGTGTAGGCATATCGCACTCATGTCGGCTAAATTTTGGTTGTTAAAGTTAGGCTGAGACTTCTCGCGAGTGCAACCCAACACGCCGATTAGCTGCCCCTGGGTAACGACTGGGCCTGCCATCACATGCCAGTGATCTGGTCGAGGGCAGATAATTTGCCAGGCTTTGGGTGAGGTGACTAGACTTTCATGAACTGGGGCGTGTTGCTCGGCTAAATAACGAGCAATTGGGTTGCGTTCAGTTGAAAGAACCGTTTCTATCGCCTTTTTGAAAGCGGGATTTAAGTTGCGCTCTGCTGCAAGGATGCGATCAAAGAAGAAGATTCCTGAGCGCGTTGCTGCGAAGTGTTCTCCAATTTTTGGCGCAACTCGTGCTCGAAATTCATCTTCGCCTGTCGCTTGGTTAATCGCTTGAAACAGGCT contains the following coding sequences:
- a CDS encoding LuxR C-terminal-related transcriptional regulator, producing the protein MKSHLQSLFQAINQATGEDEFRARVAPKIGEHFAATRSGIFFFDRILAAERNLNPAFKKAIETVLSTERNPIARYLAEQHAPVHESLVTSPKAWQIICPRPDHWHVMAGPVVTQGQLIGVLGCTREKSQPNFNNQNLADMSAICLHLSVWAATVRIQQSPNFAKNSVDSDSMPLSARLTARERQIADLVSLGKKNAEVGAELWITENSVKQALKKIFRKLEVSSRTEMATRLSAERQLQ